Part of the Chitinophaga parva genome is shown below.
CCTTGTGTTCAGCTTAATGATAATACCCAGTTTTTCCAGGGTACGGTAAGCCCGCTCATGCGACTTGTCACTCATAGGTGCCAGCAGGTTTGGAGAGGCATCCACGATGTAGATGGCCGTTTCCTGCGGATCTATCTCGGGATAGTCTTTGCGGAGCATGAACTTGCGCAGCTCTGCCAGCATACCTGCCATTTCCACACCGGTGGGACCTCCGCCGGCAATCACGGTGGTGAGCATTCTTTTGCGCAGCACCGGGTTGGTTTCAATCGAAGCCCTTTCCAGGCCCCGGATCAGTTCATTACGCATGAACAGTGCATCGTCAATACCTTTCAGCGGAAAGGCATGCCTGCGCGCGCTTTCGTTCTCAAAAAAATTGGTCTTGGTACCAGCCGCAAATACAAGGTAATCGTAGGCCAGCACCGCACCGTCATTGAGGGTAACCGTATGTTGTACGGGATCAGCCTTCACTACTGCGCCCATCCGGAATTTAACGCTCTTCTTGCGCAGCAGCTTGCGGAAGGGATAACTGATACTGGCAGGTTCCAGGAAGCTGGTGGCCACTTGGTAGAGCAACGGGGTGAAATAGTTGTAGTTGTTTTTATCCACCAGGGTAACTTCGTAGTCCCGTGACCGGTAGAGCTGGCGGGCAAAGTTGAGGCCCGCAAATCCCCCGCCTATCAGCAGGATTCTCTTCTTGGTTTTATGCATGTGCCGTGGTTTGAGAAAGAAATGGAATTAAGTATCAGTAGCAGGTATTACGTCTTATAATTTACACCATTTTGCCCGTTTTACTTGCTACATAATACTTAATCCCTATGCAGCAGCCTTAAGCTTTTACCGGCTGCTGGCTGAACCAGGTTTTGAAGTCGATGGTGCCCAGGCGCGCGCCCTCGCTTGTAACCAGGGTATGGCTATCGATCTTTTCACCCCAGTATATTTCATCCGGGCCAGCCACGATGGGGCGTTTGTCGCCCACCAGCTGGAGGTATTTTCCGATCAGCTCGGACATGGCCACTTTTTCAGGACCGCCTATTTCCACCACGCCGTTCTTAGCAGGTTCCAGTATTATGTCAGTGAGCAGGCTGGCCACATCTGCCGCGGCTATGGGCTGGAAGGGGAACGTGCTCAGGTGGCATTCGCCGTTGATCATGCTGGCATCCGCAATGCCGCCGATGAACTCCATGAACTGGGTTGCGTGTACAATGGTGAAAGGAATACCGGAGTTGCGGATCAGTGTTTCCTGGGCCACTTTGGCACGGAAATAACCATTGTCCGGCATGCGTTCTACCCCCACGATGGAGAGGGCCACGTGTTTTTTTACGCTGGCTTTCAGTGCGGCCTTCAGCACGTTGGCGGTAGAGGTTTTGAAGAAATTCATAACGGCGCTGTCTTCAAAAGAAGGAGCGTTGGCCACGTCCACGGTAATGTCTGCTCCCTGCAGCACCTGGTCCAGCCCTTCGCCGGTGAGGGTGTCTACACCGGAAGAGGGGGATGCGGCAATGGCTTCATGTCCAAGTTGGGTGAGTTTGTTGACTACCTGTGAGCCGATACGGCCACTTCCGCCAATTACTACAATTTTCATACGTTGGTTGTTTAAAGTGCGTTAACACCAGGTTTAAAAATGCATTCAAATAAAACGGCGCCGTGCGTTGGAACTGAGCTTCAACGCATATCAGGTCCCCGTTGTGCCATGCGGTTTACAACCCGCGTGCCTGAGATGTAAGGTATTGATATACAGATTGTTGAGTAGTAGACGATATTTCGGATGCCACTGCTGGTCGTGGATACGCTTTGGAGGTGGCGAAATAAAGTGGGATGTAGTACTTTACTATCCTGCATTACATTTAACCATCTGCAAATTTCCTCTCCCATGTTCACCGAAAAAGAAATACTGGACCAACTGGATGAACCCTTCCTCGATCTGCATGCGCCTTCCGGCCCACCCTGGCTGGTGCCTCCAAGGGCACGGTCCCAACATACCTTCATGCTGGACCTGGAGCACGGCTATTTTGAAACAGCCGGCAGTTACATCCACCTCTTTGCAGATGAAGAACGCTGGGCCATTGTGATGGAGAAGACCGGTTACAACAACCGTAGTGATTATATTGAATCGGAGCTCGTATACTTTGGCAATTGCGTGGCGCAGGTTGGTGAATACAACATGTTGATGCTGCCTCTGATCGATACCTGGTTGCCGGACGATCTTCCATCGCTGGCCAGCATTGGCCATTTTCATTATGAAAGCGTGTACCAACCGGAAGTGCCGCCCAGTGCACAGGAAACTTACCAACGGTACATGGCTATGATAACCTCAAAGAATTTTATGCCCCTATACACAACCGGATGCATCGTTTAAAGACCCTGATACCAGGCTTACACTTTGCTGAGCGCCAGTGTTATTGACCAATGCGAGCCCCCGGAGATCCGGATTAAATTTTTTAATAACGACTTTTCACATGCTTTCCGCATGTGTAGTGGAGGAATGGATGTAAATGGAAAACCAGGCAGGGCGGAGCGCATTATCGCTCTTATTGACTTCCGTCTTCATTCTCCTTCAATATACAATAAATAAGGAATCCTGCCTACATAATGAAAGCGTATACAACACCTATAATCTTTAACACTGCATTCAGGTGGCAGTATTCAATATTGACTAATTACGGGCACTGGCGGCAGCCAAAACATCTCTGCACATTAAAATAGCATTAAGCAAAATCAGTAGTTGGCAAACCTATCTTGTAAAAAAAGTGGATTTTTCTTTTTTTATTCAATTTTTTTCTACCTTCATTACGCACTTGCTAGTGTTGTTTAGACCATCGGTTACTCTTAACGTCTGTTGTTTCGTTGTTGTTCAGCTCCTGTCGAGAACGTTATTCTTCAACCTGTCAGGCCTATTTCGATCAAACGCTCAGGTATCTTTACTGTATAATGTCAACCATTGAACAGGCGCCGGCCATGCCGGACCTGAACAGTATATTGTTTGTGTATGAGACTATGCATCGTCCTGTTATTCCTTCATATTTTCTGTGCCATAAACGCTTCTGTGTTTGCGATGAACGGTACTGTTGATTCTACCTTTAAACGCCAACATACGATCGCCTGGAAGGTAACGGGTAAACAATTGCAGCATCCCGGCTACCTGATCGGCACCTGCCATGCGGTAGGAAAGTCTTTCCTGGACAGCATTCCTGCCATCAGAGCCATTTTACAACAATCGCGTTGCCTGTTAACGGAACTATATCCATCTGATAATAGCGACGGTGTTACAACCACTACAGACATCCAGGCATTGCCACTGCTGGACAAGCGGCAGTATGCACTCATGGATTCTTTCTTCAAGGCCACCGCTGGCCCTACAGAAGGCCTGGACAACCCGGACGTGCTGCACATATCGGTCTATGATTTCATTGGCGGCATCCGCGAAATGTTGTTACGCAGGTCTGGTACGGCCGCCTTTGCACAAATGGACCGCGAACTTTATGAGTCGTTTCATGCAGCCGCGAAAGCAACGTATGCACTGGAGAAGGCAACAGACCTGTATTTTAGGCCGGGCGACACCGTTGCTGCAAAGGCTTTGCTGGACCGGTACATCAGCACGGTAAGCCAGTGGGACGAGTGGGACATTTCCAATCCGCAATCTGACATCGCAAAATTTATAAAACGGTACAAAACACTGCAGCTGGACTACCAGCTCAGCGCTACAGAACCCACAGCACTTTCACAACAATTCTCAAAAACGATTGCCAACAGAAATAAAAACTGGCTGCCAAAGATAGAGCACTATATGCAGCAGCAACCCACTGTAGTAGCGGTAGGCTTTTACCATCTTGCCTTTACGACCGGTCTTATCAACCTTCTTCGTGCAGACGGTTACAACGTAACGCCCGTCGCGCTTTAATGGGAATGTCTGATCTCGACCATAAATACCGTACAGAGGAAAAAGATCTACGGGCAGCCATCAGGGCAGAAGCCAAAAAGATCAGGGGCGTGACAGCGGAATGGGAAAATCTTTACGTACTGCGGTCGCCGGTTAATGGAAGGCTCTCATTCTTTAAAATCCTGACTACCCTGGAACAAAAAATGGCGGCGCTGCTGCACTACACCACGGAGTGGAAGCGCCTTTTCGGCGAGTCGCCGGATGACATGCTGGCAATGCTGAAGCTCAATATGGACCAGGAATTTACCAGGAACATTATTGGGAATACCTGTTTGCCGGCCAGGCGACCTGGATCAAACATGCTCTGGCGGTTTAATGCCACAACGCGTTAGTCTATAATATATTATTCATAATATCACCAGTGTTTCCAAAACATATACCAACCCAACCAATGATAAGTTGCGTTGTTTGCTGGTGTCAATTTGTAAAGCTGTCCACCTATTGGGCCGGTGTTTCCCATTTGCTCAAAGTGGAAAATTTTCTGCTACAATACAGAAAATTTTCACGACGTATACTTAAACAAAAAAGTGGCTGCATCTTTTTTGATGCAGCCACTTCATATGCTGTAAACCAGCCGGGGTGGTCAATAAACGCCTTCGTTAACGCTTGATCACCTTGAACGTTGTCGCCTGCCGTTCATTCTCTAACTTCAGCAGGTACATCCCTACCGGCACGCTCCCAATATTCTGGCTGATCCGTGTCTGCCCTTTCACATTCCATCTGCGGATCACCTTTCCCTGCATATCCACCAGCGAAAGTATTTTATACACCGGCTCTTTCACCTGCAGTGTGATCTGCCCGTTGGTAGGATTGGGATACAACGTTACGTTGTTCTTGTCCGCCGTTTCCACTACCGGTTTTAATTGGCTGTAAGCCGCCATCATAGCCTGCGATACGGCAGGGCTATCGGGTGGTGCCACCGCACAGTTGCTGATGCTGAACCAGTTGAATTTGAAATTACCGGATTGCACGTGGATGCCGGTATAGCTCAGCGCCGGCAACGTGATGGTGTCTGTTATCGTCTGCCATTTACCACCGGTGTTCGGAATATCATACACGCCAAAGTTATAGCCGCTATGGCCTACCCACAGCTTGGAGGCTACGGTGGATGATACGCGGAAGCTGATGGTGTAACGGCCTGCCACGGGCACTACGAGCGTGCTGTAGGCAAACCAGTCATTCGTCCACAGGTTCGTGTAGTCTTTGCCACCCCCCACATCCGTACAGTTTTCCAGGTACGGGTTGGAAGACTTGTTAGAGGCGCTTTCCGCTTCATATTTATGGTCTACTGTACAAGTATAAGCCGTGGTCACTACCGCGCTGGCACTGATGGCGCCTTGTGATACGGTGACACTGTCTGTGCCCGGGGTGCTGCCGGCGGTGAAAACACCGGTGTTCGAGATCGTATTACCAGCATTGTCTACTGTCCACACGGGCGTGAATGCCAATACGCTGTCACGCTGGTCGTAACCAATGGCGGTGAACTGCTGGGAGGCACCTACCGGCACAGTTACAGTATCTGGCGCCAGCGTAATGCGGGTCAGCACCGGCAGTGCGGTCACATGTGCGGTAGCCGTATCGGTGATGCCGGCTTCTGTAGCGGTGATCGTAAAATTGCCGGGCGCGGTGGCGGTAAATGCGCCGGTGCTGCTGATGCTGGCGCCCGTGCCGGATACAGACCATGTGGGGGATACGATGAACACACTGCTATCCTGTCCGCGGCCACTGGCGGTGAACTGTTGTATATCCCCGGTGTGCAGGTTCACCGTGGCGGGTTGTACATCCAGTTGTGCCAGTGTAATGGAGTCTGCGCGCACAAAGCGCAGCCAGTTGAAGTTCCAGCCATCTTTGTTGGCCTGTATGCGGATGGTTTTGTTGCCTGCCGGTAATTGGATGGGCAGGGAGGTCACCGTTTCCCAGTTCTGCCATCCGCCGCTGGCGGGCAGTGCCACGGTTTGCAGGGTTACAGCATCCATCATGATGTTGAGGCTCGACAAGCTGTTGGCCGCCACGCGGAACTGGATGCGATAGGCACCGCTATCCGGTACGGCGATGTCGTACTCGAACCAGGTGCCGGTGCCAATGTAGCTTACATCTGCACCACCGCCCACATCGGCCGTGGTTTCTGTGCAACAGGCATTGCTGTTACCAAATTGTTCGGCTTCAATTTTTGCGGGAATGGGTTTGTACGTCGCGGTCCTGGGCGTGGCATAGGCCACGGCAGTTTTGGTTACGCCGTTCACCGTGGCGGTGGCAGTGATGGTGGCGCTGTCATGCAGCGTGGCCAGGCCTGTTGTCGTAATGCTGTTGCCCGTTCCGGTAATGCTCCATACCGGTGTGATGTTCATGGGAAAGCCGTTCTGATCCAGCGCTTTGGCGGTATACTGCTGGGTAATGCCCGGCAGGAAAGAGATCGTGGCGGGTGTGAGGGTTACGGTATCCAGCACCGGCGTGCCCAGGCCTTTCTGGTAAACATGCACATAGTCTACCAGCATACTGTCTGGCCAGTCTGCATCCACGATGGTGCCGCCCATACCGCCACCTATGGAGATATTCAGGATCAGGAAAAACTTCTGGTCAAAGGGCCAGTCTTTCCAGTCGGTATGGGGGTTCGGGTAGGTGAGCACGTGGAGGTTGTCGTACCTGAATTCAATGGAATCGGCATTCCATTCCATGCTGTATACGTGGTACACCGTATCTACATCGGGTATTACTTTGGATGCGGACACCTGGCCCCCGTTGGTCCAGTTGCGGTTTTGGGTATGCACGGTGGATAACACTGTACCGAAGTTGTTGCCTACATGTTCCATTATATCCAGTTCCCCGCTCTTGGGCCAGGCGCCATATGCGCTGGTGGTGGGCATCAGCCAGATGGCCGGCCACGAGCCGCGTGCGCGGGGCAGCCTGGCCCTTACATCTACTTTGCCATATTGGAAATCCACTTTGTTCTGCGTGATCAGGCGGGCGGAAGACCATGGCTCAGTGGTAGTTCCATTGGGATAATCCTTTTTACCGGTGATCACCAGGTGGCCATTTCTTACGCGGGCATTGTCATGCGTGGCGTCGGTGTACACCTCCTGCTCCCCATTGATCCATCCTTTGGGCTGTGGGTCTATTTTCCATTTATTCACATCCGGCACACCGTCTATGCTGAATTCCTCATCAAAGATCATGGTCCAGTTAGGGTTCCCCTGGAACACTACGTTCCCTCTTGCCGTATAGGCGCTGGCGTTAGCACTGTCCAGTTCCTGGCCGGCGATGGTGAGTTTCAGGATGGCCCTCGAATAATTAACGGGTGAATTGCCGCTTAAGGAAAGTAGGGCCGTAGTGTCATTTACCCGCGTCACATGGCTGATGCTTACGCCGGAGGGTAGGTTGGTGGCCGTCCAGCCGGCAGGGTGCAGGGTATCGGCAAACGAGCCTCCATGTACCGTAGCGGTAAGCACGGCGCCGTTTTCCTGGCCCATGGCTATGCTGGTATCTTTGAGGGTAATGGCAGTAGGATTGGGCCCTTCTACCAGGTCAAAGTACAGGATGCCATTGGCTTTTTTGCCATCAATGAAATGCACCTCTATGCGGTTAAAATTGGTCCGCGTTTTCACGCTGGAGAAGTCGTACGTGGCTTGCTCCCATGTGTTGATGTGACTTGCCTTGTAGGTAAAGTACACCGCGGTGGCGTAGTCGTTGTTGTGCTGCAGTTTGAACATGATCTCATCCTGGGTGCTGGCATACACCAGCATGCGGAACTTACTGTTGGTAGAGAGATCAAAGGAATCAGAGAGGGTACAACCTGCGGTCATGTACTCAAAGCAGGTGGTGTCTTTGGTGAATTTGGCCACCAGCGGGCTGGTATTAAGGCCGGAAGGATTGGGATTGGCCACGCCAAATTGTACTTTGCCGGTTGCATTGTCGCCGGCATAGTAAGTCCATCTGCTGGAGCAGGGCCCGTGGCCTTCCATGTCATCGAGCAGGAGGTATTGTGCCTGCAGCCTGCCACATACGAGCACGCCGAGGAGCAACACAAAAAGTGTAGCGATGTTTTTCATAACGTTTCGTTTATCAGGATGAAGAAAAGCCAGCGCAGTGGGTGACTGCGCTGGCAGGTTATTATGGATAAATGGATGTTTGCATGGGGATACTGTTGTAAAGAAAGTTTATGCTACAGGTTTGGGTTCACGGCGGCGTCTACACCGGGTACGGGCATCCAGTAGTCCGCCTGGGTAATGGTACCATTGGGCTGCAGGTCTGCGGGGTCTTTGTCCGCATTGGCGGCAGCCACCAGGTCCAGTCTCACGAGGTCAAACCAGCGGTTCCATTCACCGGCAAATTCCCAGGCCCTTTCCTGCACCACGGCGGCTGCAAAATCGGCGCCGGACAGGCCTTTGGGGAGATCTGCAAGGCCGGCACGCTGGCGCACTGCATTCACGGCAGCATAGGCCTCATCACTGGGTGTACCGGTGGCCCTGGCCTGTGCTTCCGCATAAATGAGCAGCACGTGCGCATAGCGCAGCATGATCACCGGGTTGTTAGACATATAAGTGGCTTTGTCGCCGGCCTGCTGTATGGTGAACTTTTTATAGTAGGGATGCTTGGTAGTAGTAGACTGCCAGGGAATGGTGTTGCCATTCACTACAAATTCCGTGGAGAATGTATCATCCTTGCGCGGGCCAGCCGGGAAGTTGTTAAAGAACTTCAGTTCCGGGAAAAAGTCGCTCCAGCCACCCTGGTCTTCCGGCATGGTAGACAGGCCGTAGAAAGAGTTATAGGTAGACCATTGCCCGCGGGTGAACAGTGCAAATACATCTTCCACCGTACCGCCTACAAAGATCTTCAGGAAGCCGCCCTGGTACAGGTCAAAGCCGTAGGCGCCCTTGTTATCGATCACCTCTTTGGCCTTGGCGGCGGCCAGTGCATACTTTGAGTTGTCTTTCAGGGGCCAGCCGGCTTCTGTGAGGTACACATCTGCCAGCAGCGCTTTCACGGAGCCTTTGTTGGGCCGTCCCGGATCGCGTTTGGTGTTGGGTACCCATTCTTCCGCGTGGGCCAGGTCTGCTTCTATCAGCTTATAAATATCGGCAGGCTGGCTTTTGGTGAGGTGCAGGTAATCCGGTGAATAGATCTCAGACGGGATGATGGGCACCGGGCCCCACAGGCGGGTGAGCCAGTAGTAGCAAAGCGCGCGCAGGAAATAGGCTTCACCCACAATGGTATGGATAGTGGTTTCCGTACCATCCTGCACCTGGTCATAATTGTTGATGATATTTGTAGTGGACTGGATGGTTTTGTAACAACCCAGCCAGATGGGCGTCATCCTGCTGTTGAGCGAGGTAACATTAAAGCGGTCAAACTCGCGGAACTCTTCTTTGTTGGAGCCGGGATGCGTGGTAAGGTCATCGCCTCCCATGGTCATGGCTATCTGTGACACGGTGGTAAAGCCGCTGGTCCAGGGCACCATCAGGCTGCCGTAAGCACCGGTGAGGGCAGATTCCAGGCCGGCCTGGCTGCTCAATGCAGCATCACCGCCCACCAGTCCTTTAGGATGTTCCGTAAGCTCCTGTTTACAGCCAGCTGCCAGGAGCAGGCAAACCACCAGGTATATCTTTTTCATGTAAGGTCGTTTAGTCGTTTGCGTTATAGTTTAAAAACTGAGGGTGAGGCCACCGGTAAAGGTCTTTACATTCGGGTAGCTGCCAAAGTCAATGCCCTGGCGGATATCACCGTCAGATGAATTGGACTCGGGATCAATGCCGCTGTAACCGGTAAGTGTAAACAGGTTGGTGGCGCTTACAAATACCTTGATGGCCATGATGTTCTTCAGTTTGGATTTAGGGATGTCATAGGACAGGCTCACGTTCTTAAGCCGCACGAAATCTGCTTTTTCCAGGAAGCGGGTGCTCTGGGTAAAGTTGCGGTTAGTGCTGCTGAAGGCAGGAATATCGGAGGTTTCATTCACCCCGGGGATGTAGCGGTTCTTGATGTCTACCAGTGTTGCTTCGCGTGCATCGCCACCGTAGTACATGGCTGCCGCCTTGTTGTAGTTCAGGCGGTCAAAGCCCATGAGGCCCTGGAACAGCAGGTTCAGGGTAAACGCCTTGTAGGTAAAGGTGTTGTTCCAGCCAAGGGAAGTAGTGGGGATACCACATCCTATCACCCCATAATCGTTTGCATCTATGAGCCCGTCATCGTTCACATCCAGGTAGCGGGAGTCACCGGGCTTGGCGCCGTAGGTAGCGGCTTTGCCATCACCGGGCTTCCAGGTGCCCAGGTAAGTGAGGCCCCAGATGGAGCCGAGGGATTTGCCCGGCATTACTACAAACTCGGACTGGGGCGACATACCACCACCTATTTTACGCGTGTTCGGATCAAAGATCATGGTCCTGTTGTCACCGATGTACTTAACGCGGTTCCTGTTGAAAGACACGTTCAGCGAGGATTTCCAGCTGAAGTTGTTATGGGTGATCACGTCTCCCTCGATGGAAAATTCCCAGCCTTTGTTCTGCACTGTGCCCACGTTGCGGGTAATGCTGTTGCCGCCCAGGTAAAGGGGAAGTGTCTCCGTGAGCAGCAGGTCACGGGTATCTTTTACAAAATAGTCAGCAGTGATATTCACCCGGTCCCTGAACAGGCCGATGTCAATGCCTGCATCTTTCTGTTCGGTAGCTTCCCATTTCAGGTCCGGATTGCCAATGTTGTTGAGAATAATCCCGTTTTGGAAAGTGGAGCTGGTGAAAGAGGCAATACGGTTGGAATAGGAAGAAAAAGTACTGTAAGCGCTCACGGCCTGGTTACCGGTAAGGCCCCAGCTGCCACGCAGTTTCAGCATGCTGATGGCCGGTAAGTTTTCCATGAAAGGCTCGTTGGAGATCACCCAGCCTACAGATACGGAGGGGAAATAGCCAAACTTATTGCTGCCCTGGAAGCGGGAAGAACCATCGCGGCGGATCGCGGCAGAAATGAGGTACTTGTCTTTATATCCATAATTCACGCGGCCTACCAGGGAAAACAGGCTGGCCTTGGAATAGCCGGAAGCCGGGCTGCCGGGTGTGCCCAGCGCCAGGTTATTCCATTGGAAATTTTCATAGGTAAGGTTAGACGCGCCGGCAGCTGCATATTCCAGGGACGACTGCTGGTATTCCGTTACCGCTGTGATATCCAGGCTGTGCACATCTTGGAACAGGTGGTGGTAGTTCAGCGTGTTGGTGTTTTGCAGGCGTAGTTCTTTGTTGGAGCGCACACTGGCGGTGGAAGTACCGGAATTGGTGGTCTTACCGCCAAAGGATTTATTCGTGTATTCGTTATAGTTACCCCCGTACTGTACGTTCAGGCTCAGGCCATCCAGGATGTTGAAGCGGAAACCGCCTATCAGGTTGGCCAGCATGCGGTCTGTAACTGCCAGCCGGTCCGTGGTAAGGGCCACCGGGTTGTAGAAGATGGAGCCCACCGGGTCGGAAACGGTGTACTTGCCGTTAGCCTGGTATACCGGTACCGTGGGAGACCACGTGATAGCCTGTGCCAATGGGCTGCTGGCGCCATCGGCGGGAATATCCGTGTTTTGAGAAGTGCTGTAAGAGCCGGTGATGTTCAGGAAGGTGGATACCCATTTGGAAAGGTTGGCGTTGATGTTGGAACGCAGCGTGTAGCGTTTGTAGAAAGAATTTTGGATCACACCATCCTGGTCCAGGTAGTCACCGGAAATAAAGTAGCCGGATTTGTCCGTGCCGCCGGAAAGGCTCAGCTGGTACTCCTGTGCGGGCGCGGTGCGGAAGATCTCATTCTGCCAGTTGGTGCCGCCATTGGCGCGGTATTGGGCTATCTGCGCGTCCGTAAAAGGTTTGGTGGTGCCCACGGCGGTGGCATGTGCATTGGCCGTTTCGGCATAGTCGCCGGCGTCCAGCAGGTCCAGTTTTTTGATCACGGTAGAAGAGGAGAGACGGCTGGTGAAATCCACTTTCACCGCCCCTTTGCCGCCTTTTTTGGTAGTAACGATGATCACACCGTTTGCACCACGGCTACCAAAGATGGCAGTGGCCGAGGCGTCTTTCAGCACATCAATGGAGGCAATGTCATTGGGATTGATGGAAGCAAAGTCTGCCCCCACAAACCCATCCACCACGTATAGGGGGCTGTTGTCGCCGTTGATAGAGTTGGAGCCGCGTATGCGGATGCGCACGGCGCCCCCGGGTGAACCGGCAGAATTGGTCACCTGTACACCGGCGGCCCGGCCTTGCAGTACCTGGTCCAGGCGGTTTACCGGCTGGTCTTTAAAATCCGCTGCGCTTACAGATGAAATGGAATTGGAAAGATCGCCGCGGCGCTGTTCTCCATAACCCACTACCACGAGTTCATTCATTTTGGAGGCCATGGGTTGCAGTACTACCGGCAGGTTACTTTTGCCTGCCACGGCTACTTCCGTTCTGGTATAACCAATGGAAGAAACCACCAGCACCGCGTTGTCATCTGCCACTTTAATGGCGTACTCGCCATTCTCATTGGTCACCACGCCATGGTTGGTACCTTTTACCTGCACGGTTACGCCCGGCAGCGGCTCTCCCTTTTCGTTGGTGATGCGGCCCTTGATCTCCTTGTCCGGCGCTGCATCTGCGGGCGCTGCCTGCCCTTCCTTACGCTTGATGATAATGATCTTATCCGTAATGGTGTAGGTAAGCGGCTGGCCCTGGAAGCAGGCATCCAGCGCATCCTGCAGGGGGGCATCTTTCAGCTGCAGGCTTTGCACTTTCTTGCTGTGCTGCAGTTGCTCATCCGTGTACAGGAAAGTGTAGCCCGTTTGCTGCTGTATCGCTTTAAATACCTTGTCGAGAGATGTATTGCGTTGGGAAAGGGTAACTGTTTGTGAATACCCGGCCGCATGTACCTGCAGCAGGGTAATGGTCATCAAAAGCACCGTTAGTTTCATGATCAGTAACGTTTTGGCTGATAATCGTGGAATCCATCGGGGCCAGGCATAACATCCCCGGCCGCTTTGGGAAAGAAGCGTCAATAGCATACATTTGTATGGTTTGGGTGAAATAATGATAATTGTCTACGCGATTGTGATTACAGGCCCGGACTTCAGCCGGTGCGGTGCAACGCCCCGGCTTTTTTGTGCCTGTATGGCTGGTAAGATTTGGTTTCAGGGACTCATTAGTGCGTGGAATTTTTTATAACGTGGCAGAAAAAAATTGTCAGGGCGATACGATCAGTTGCTTCCCTTTGATCTCAAAATGTACTTCCCCGGTCAGTTCCATCATTTTTAAGACCTGCGATACCGGTACGTTCCTGGGTATGATGCCCCGAAAGTGCGCCAGCACCGGCGCTTTGTATACAACGTCCACATCGTACCAGCGCGAAATGAGGCGCATGGCGGATTGTATGTCATTGCCCGCCAGTTGCAGGTAGCCATTTTTCCAGGCGGTAGCTTCTTCTGTGTTTACTTCTTCTATAGTAAGATGGCCGGCCGTTTTGTCCAGCAGCGCGCCCTGCCCCGGGTGTAGCTGCTTGTTATTGTCATGGCTGCTTACCCGCACGGCGCCTTCCAGCAGCGTGGTGCGCACCTCCGGCTCATCTTCATACGCCATGATGTTAAAGTGGGTTCCCAGCACCGCTACATCCATGCTATCTGCACCGGTCAGCACATTTACATGAAAGGGATGGTTGGCATTGCCGGCTACTTCAAAATAGGCTTCGCCCTGCAGGGTTACCCGCCGTTCCGTACCGGTAAAGGCAACGGGGTATTGCAGGGTACTGGCGGCATTGAGCCATACTTGGGTGCCATCGGGCAGTGTTACCTGGAACTGGCCACCACGGGGCGTGCGCAAGGTGTTGAAGGGCGCGGGGGCGTTGTTGTTGCCAGTTTGCCGGTAGGTCAGTTGTCCGGCGCCGGGGCTCACCACCTGGGTATTGCCCTGCCGGGGCAGCGTGCTGCCACCGGTGCTGTCCAGCGGCACCTGCGTACCGTCTGCCAGCGTAAGCATGGCGCGGTTGCCACCGGGGGCCACATCCTGCACCGCTGTTA
Proteins encoded:
- a CDS encoding SusC/RagA family TonB-linked outer membrane protein, producing MKLTVLLMTITLLQVHAAGYSQTVTLSQRNTSLDKVFKAIQQQTGYTFLYTDEQLQHSKKVQSLQLKDAPLQDALDACFQGQPLTYTITDKIIIIKRKEGQAAPADAAPDKEIKGRITNEKGEPLPGVTVQVKGTNHGVVTNENGEYAIKVADDNAVLVVSSIGYTRTEVAVAGKSNLPVVLQPMASKMNELVVVGYGEQRRGDLSNSISSVSAADFKDQPVNRLDQVLQGRAAGVQVTNSAGSPGGAVRIRIRGSNSINGDNSPLYVVDGFVGADFASINPNDIASIDVLKDASATAIFGSRGANGVIIVTTKKGGKGAVKVDFTSRLSSSTVIKKLDLLDAGDYAETANAHATAVGTTKPFTDAQIAQYRANGGTNWQNEIFRTAPAQEYQLSLSGGTDKSGYFISGDYLDQDGVIQNSFYKRYTLRSNINANLSKWVSTFLNITGSYSTSQNTDIPADGASSPLAQAITWSPTVPVYQANGKYTVSDPVGSIFYNPVALTTDRLAVTDRMLANLIGGFRFNILDGLSLNVQYGGNYNEYTNKSFGGKTTNSGTSTASVRSNKELRLQNTNTLNYHHLFQDVHSLDITAVTEYQQSSLEYAAAGASNLTYENFQWNNLALGTPGSPASGYSKASLFSLVGRVNYGYKDKYLISAAIRRDGSSRFQGSNKFGYFPSVSVGWVISNEPFMENLPAISMLKLRGSWGLTGNQAVSAYSTFSSYSNRIASFTSSTFQNGIILNNIGNPDLKWEATEQKDAGIDIGLFRDRVNITADYFVKDTRDLLLTETLPLYLGGNSITRNVGTVQNKGWEFSIEGDVITHNNFSWKSSLNVSFNRNRVKYIGDNRTMIFDPNTRKIGGGMSPQSEFVVMPGKSLGSIWGLTYLGTWKPGDGKAATYGAKPGDSRYLDVNDDGLIDANDYGVIGCGIPTTSLGWNNTFTYKAFTLNLLFQGLMGFDRLNYNKAAAMYYGGDAREATLVDIKNRYIPGVNETSDIPAFSSTNRNFTQSTRFLEKADFVRLKNVSLSYDIPKSKLKNIMAIKVFVSATNLFTLTGYSGIDPESNSSDGDIRQGIDFGSYPNVKTFTGGLTLSF
- a CDS encoding FecR family protein translates to MSTQDRLAYLVQQVLHGNATPLELQELSDLVAEDMTGATAQQVEILLRNILPAATDAYDEARWDQVAGSILAADHPAGITAPPAKIIPLHHRTRLVAAVVAGLLVVGGGYWLLRKPASKPVAMAPVTAVQDVAPGGNRAMLTLADGTQVPLDSTGGSTLPRQGNTQVVSPGAGQLTYRQTGNNNAPAPFNTLRTPRGGQFQVTLPDGTQVWLNAASTLQYPVAFTGTERRVTLQGEAYFEVAGNANHPFHVNVLTGADSMDVAVLGTHFNIMAYEDEPEVRTTLLEGAVRVSSHDNNKQLHPGQGALLDKTAGHLTIEEVNTEEATAWKNGYLQLAGNDIQSAMRLISRWYDVDVVYKAPVLAHFRGIIPRNVPVSQVLKMMELTGEVHFEIKGKQLIVSP